Proteins from one Podarcis raffonei isolate rPodRaf1 chromosome 1, rPodRaf1.pri, whole genome shotgun sequence genomic window:
- the C2CD6 gene encoding cation channel sperm-associated targeting subunit tau, with protein sequence MRSLFGRKAAEPPSRGAPADDTPPPLSSAPHASVTSTGGAEASPSAVAPPSLSTILRLRGLGLGQSDSVGAEGGPSAEKFKGERARSLLMMLMRNQKASEESTVNQYLDVHNLIPCGDVNGLLAVSVKQCKDFTPKFDVKHDTYLLIRISIDKIMKCTNPQVFRPSKKQIPINFGDVRYFSLKVPKQRSDPRNRITLELVGFDGPKDFPRLYGNANMHLYEVIQKQSFIETCAFRIRNMVFCTAEVEYMFCYGCLGYGYSHQLKLPGADPAKAVAYSMFLRVPPPEDRRDKIRQQFLTSN encoded by the exons ATGCGGAGCCTCTTCGGCCGCAAGGCAGCCGAGCCTCCGAGCCGGGGCGCCCCGGCCGACGACACCCCGCCGCCGCTCAGCTCCGCCCCCCACGCGAGCGTCACCTCCACCGGCGGCGCCGAAGCCTCGCCTTCCGCCGTCGCGCCCCCCTCCTTGTCGACGATCCTCCGCCTGCGAGGCCTCGGCCTCGGCCAGAGCGATAGCGTCGGCGCCGAAGGAGGCCCCTCGGCCGAAAAGTTCAAGGGGGAAAGGGCCCGCTCCCTCCTCATG ATGTTAATGAGAAATCAGAAGGCATCTGAAGAATCAACGGTTAATCAGTACCTTGATGTACATAATTTAATTCCTTGTGGTGATGTG AATGGCTTGTTGGCAGTTAGTGTGAAGCAGTGCAAAGATTTCACCCCCAAAT TTGATGTTAAACATGACACCTACTTACTGATTCGCATTAGCATTGATAAAATCATGAAATGCACAAATCCCCAAGTTTTCCGACCAAGCAAGAAGCAAATTCCGATTAATTTCGGAGACGTGAGATATTTTTCTCTGAAG gttCCAAAGCAGAGAAGTGATCCTAGGAATAGGATTACTTTAGAGCTGGTGGGCTTTGATGGTCCAAAAGACTTTCCAAGGCTCTATGGGAATGCAAACATGCATCTTTATGAAGTCATTCAA AAACAGTCCTTCATTGAAACATGTGCTTTTAGAATCAGAAATATG GTGTTCTGCACAGCAGAAGTGGAATATATGTTCTGCTATGGATGTCTTGGATATGGATATTCACATCag CTAAAACTGCCAGGTGCGGATCCTGCAAAGGCTGTGGCATATTCCATGTTTCTGCGGGTTCCCCCTCCTGAAGACAGAAGAGACAAAATAAGGCAACAATTCTTGACATCTAACTAG